DNA from Strigops habroptila isolate Jane chromosome 6, bStrHab1.2.pri, whole genome shotgun sequence:
ATATCAAACAATCAAGACCTGAAGAAAACTAGTCTAAGTTCAGAGAAGGGAGTGGGGGGTAGAGTCTTAATCCACATTTTTGAAACAGTGTCTCTTCTCCAAAGAgacctgcttttatttttctcactcttgttttcatgtaattttgAGAGAAGGGCTAAAAAAATTCCAAGAATTTAATGAGCTTTagtgctttcattttaatcCTACACATTACTGCTATTATAATAGCAGCAATAAATGAAGGGATGACTATCAAATGGAGCAAAGAGGAAACAGTTTATATGCTaggaaagtaaaacaaatgaaCTTAACTTTCTCCTGTATGTATATCTAATATATGCATATTAGAGCTTCTCTTTTGCTTAATACTAACTGGTTTGTTACAGCTCTAAGGGAAATGTGGGGGGTTTCCTTAAGTAATTACAAGTTATTGTAACCTTCAAAGACCTGTTTAAGAAATGTATATTGCTACTTCACAGTATACTGCCAGAAAATACCCTCTGTCACAACTTTCCATTAGTTCCTATGAGATTcgttttttttccccacagctaTTGAGCAActctttatttcaaagtttCAGGAATAGAGCCTGGACTTCTGTCCCCAAACACATCAGTAATACAGCCCAGGCAAACTGGACACTGGAAGACTATGGAGccttttttgttccattttataATGATTGCATAATTTACCCACATTACATAAGTTACCAAAAAAACGTGCATTCTCTTATGTTCTAAAATGTGGCCACTCAGATTGAGTTTTGGCCTTAAATAAAGCATAtgataaaatttttatttatgccACAGCGGGGGGCTGTCTTGTTTTGAGTTACTATTTTCATTATACTGCTGAAAACAAGGTGCAGAAACAAAGCTCAGATGAGCATGAAAGCAGCATCAGGAGAGAAAAGGCTTTACCATTCCCTCACTACAGAGTCTCACCCTCTCTAAAATGGGGACTTGGGggctttttggttggttgttgggcATTTTTTTAAGGTCAATATTCtcctaagaaaaaaagtagcatAATTTGTATCTATGTCAATAATTTTGTATCAGTGCTTATTTCTTGTTGCTATAGGAGTGTTACAGATTATTTCTTGATGGATCTGCTTCAAATGGCAAGATGAGTTCTAAAACAGAGATTGTTTCTGTTTAGGCCTGATATTTTCTGAAGGACCAGAAGCTACTCTAGTTAAGCTGGTAGGAAGGCAGCTAAGCAAGCATTACTCAGCATGCTGTTTCTTCCTAGCCTTTCAGTCCCGAGGCTTGTGCTTAGTTCTCTGGACAACATGCAGTCATGAAAGGGAGAAGTAAGTAAACGTAAaggatttctttaatttcagatttcacCACTTCTATTTCAGACATATCGCCTACATGCTTCCAGGGGACAGAAACTTGATAGCTCACTGGGTACTTGCTGTAATAATGATAGGAAGTAGCCCAGGTTAAAAATACCATTCAAAAAATAACCAGATAGAGTTCTTCAAGAAATATGAAGAGACAAGATTGAAAACAGTGGTTTTTcctgaaatgaggaaaatcaGATGATAAAATGCTAATCTGAACATCAGTTCCACTGTGAAGCGTGACAAATACAACAGGCTTAAAAGTTCAGACTGCAGATCCAGCCTATTTAATGGACAAAACCCACATATGTATCTCTGTTGTCAAAGAGTTGACACAGATGCCTGGCTGGTCCCCAGATCAGATTCAGCATGTTGCAGATGTCAAATATTAATACAGGatttaagcaaaacatttccCCTTCCATCCAGTAACTACTGAATGGTAATTAGGTCCctttacatttaaaaccaaGGAGAGGATCATCATCTATCTCAGTTTACCAAGAacacaaagcaagcaaacattTTGGCTTCCTCCAAGGAGTTAGGACCTGTATTTGTAATCAGGTGGAAAACATCACTTACAAATACTTTGTTACTGCCTGTCAATTCAGGATGACTTTATTTTGtgctgaaagaaaggaagatgcagTTCCAGAAAAACCGCAGTAACATGAGACTAAACAGcacaaatgttttcctaaagagctctgtattttgctgaaatacaaatattttgggAAAACAAGATGTATGCAAGTCATGGATGCAATAAGCACAGCATGACTTACATAGGGGGTGCAACACAACTCGTATTAGTGTCCACCAGTTGTTATTAattcccctttttttgtttctacttttGCAGGAAATTAAGAGTTCAAGGAAAGCTTTAAAAGGGGAGTTTTCTTTGAAGGACATCatatttttgtgggtttttttaatgaagaaaaccaTCTGAATTGCCTGACATTTCTACAGTACAGTCACTTGCGTTCTCGCAGCGCAGGAGGAATTCTTTCCTGCATTACAAATTGGGAAGAAGTGTTAAAAAGTGAGTCGGAAAATGGTTCTCTGAGAGGCGTGGATGTATCAGGATGTAGCTACTGTACAACGTTTATACTTGGATAATTCCGGACTGGAAAAAGCAGCCCCGTTCCTGACCTCCTGAAGAGGCCACCATCCTTCAAGCCTCAGCATAATGAATAGTTTCCATCATGCAGCGCTGAAGTTACCACCTCCGACTACTACGCTGCACAGAAGAGTTTGTAAGAGTTACAAAGAAAGTAATTCCTGCTAAAGGcattaaaccaaacaaaagaggCTCTTCATTCACGGACTTTACATGAGGACAGAAATAGAGGGAAGCTGAAGCTTTTCTACGCCCCAGCCTGGTGTGCTTATGTACCATGATAAATCTTGGTTGGAATGCTCATTGAGTGTCGTGCCAGGAGCCAGAAAACACACACCACTGAGGAGGGCCATCTGAGTAAACACCATTGAGGAGAAACACAGCTCCATGGAGTAAACCGTAAGAGTGACTCGTGAGAAAGACATTCCTTTACTGGATATCCTCAAGCACAAAATTTACTCTTACCTTTAAATACGGTAGGAtcaatattaatttattttcctttgtgtgcCTCAGAGAATAAAGTTCAATTAATATATGAACCCACAAGAGAAAAGGTCATGACACCGCTTAATGCATAGGTCATCTTGCAGAAGTTCTCACAACCCTAATTACAATGGTAATTGAATTATGTTGTCttaaaagctataaaaatgcTAATGACCTGAGCTCAATGTACAAACACACTACTGATGCAAAGTACAATTTCGGTCTCAAGAGTTAATTTATATTATCCTACCATGCACGGTTTGAACTAATAAGATGGGAAAATGTGGTTAAACCTTCCAAATAGTCTCTTGTTAGTGTACTGCTTAGTAAGAAGACTTTTGAGAATGACTAATATTTAACCATGAAATTAAGCATGCAGTGAAGTATTCTGTCCAGTCAACTAGAAAGCCATACCTCTACCAGCTACGTCAGGTTGTTAGCTACCTACCACTTGTAACATTCAACTTTCTAAACGTTCCAGCTCAAAAACCAACTGAAGTAGGCTGCAGTATCCATGAGATGCTCAATGTGACATCGAGCACTTGGAAAACcttggaaaaaaagtctttaagtGGCCCTTACTCTTTTGCACGTTATGCTTTGCCATTAGAACTTTTCTGGACCTCCCAAACAGCTACCACTAAACTTGTGAGTTTGGTAAGAGGTTGATAGTTCACTGTAAAGGGTTCCTGGGCTAGTTAGCTGGCTAAGGAATTACTGCTTATCTTTCAGATGTAGAATGATTTACTTGAACTCTGGTATGACTTCAGCTCTGTACTTACCTGGTACTTGTGAACAAAGATTGTCTCTGCACATGAAATGTGAAGGAATTCTTAGAAAGAGCCTTTATGCTTAAGCAAAACAATTCACAGATCAGACATACCTGATTATGTTCTTTTCAATTGCTATGCAGAATCACCTATTAACTTAATTGAATTAGTACAAGTAGTAGTACAATTATTGATGTAAGGAAAGTCAAATGTGTCTAAGAGCTTGAATTCTGGTTTAATATGTGTATTTCAGATGTCTTCTGTAATGTTGAAGTTGaattttcactgcagtttcttCGCTGATGATCTggataattttgtttgtttggtttttttagattGTTGAAGATCAGAACTGTATACAAATCTCATCATTCCTGACCATGATTAGTGTAACCTGGAGCATCTTCCTAGTTTGGACTAAAATTGGGCTGTTACTTGACATGGCACCTTGTTCTGTTAGTGCCAAACCATGCCCTTCAGTATGTCGCTGTGATATGGGTTTCATATATTGTAATGATCGCGATTTGACATCTATTCCTACAGGAATCCCAGAGGATGCTACTACCCTCTTCCTTCAGAACaatcaaataaataatgctGGGATTCCTTCAGAACTGAAGAACTTGCTTAGGGTggaaagaatatatttatacCACAACAGCCTAGATGAATTCCCCACTAACCTCCCTAAGTACGTTAAGGAACTGCATTTGCAGGAGAACAATATAAGGACCATTACTTATGATTCACTTTCACAAATTCCTTATCTGGAAGAACTGCATTTGGATGATAATTCCGTTTCCGCTGTTAGCATCGAGGATGGAGCTTTCCGGGACAACATCTATCtcagacttctttttctctcccgAAATCACCTTAGCACCATTCCCTGGGGTTTGCCTAAAACCATAGAAGAGCTACGCTTGGATGATAATCGTATTTCCACGATTTCAGAGCCGTCCCTTCAAGACCTTACAAATCTAAAACGCCTTGTTTTAGACGGAAATCTTCTAAATAATCATGGATTAGGAGACAAAGTCTTCATGAATCTAGTCAACCTTACAGAACTGTCGCTGGTCCGCAATTCGCTCACAGCCGCACCGGTGAATTTGCCAGGAACAAACCTAAGAAAGCTTTACCTTCAAGAAAACCACATCAACCGTGTGCCACCCAATGCTTTCTCTTACTTAAGGCAGTTGTATCGACTAGATATGTCCAACAACAATCTTAGCAACTTACCTCAGGGTGTCTTCGATGATCTGGACAACATAACTCAACTTTTCCTTCGCAACAACCCTTGGAACTGCGGGTGCAAAATGAAATGGGTGCGCGACTGGTTACAGTCATTGCCTTTAAAAGTTAATGTGCGTGGACTGATGTGTCAGGCACCAGAGAAAGTCCGTGGAATGGCTATCAAAGACCTCAGCGTGGAACTATTTGATTGTAAGGACGATGGCATGATGAGCACCATCCAAATCACTACCGCGGTACCAAACACCTTATACCCGGCCCAGGGCCACTGGCCGGTTTCTGTGACCAAACAACCAGACATCAAGACTCCCAACCTAAACAAAAACTACAGAACCACAGCAAGTCCAGTGCGCAAAATCATTACAATATTTGTGAAATCCGTAAGCACGGAGACTATTCACATCTCCTGGAAGGTTGCACTACCAATGACTGCTTTAAGACTGAGCTGGCTCAAGATGGGTCACAGCCCTGCCTTTGGATCTATAACTGAAACAATCGTTACAGGCGACAGAAATGACTATTTGCTCACAGCTCTCGAACCGGAGTCGCCGTACCGCGTGTGCATGGTTCCCATGGAAACCAGCAACATCTATCTCTCCGATGAAACGCCTGAATGCATCGAGACCGAGACGGCCCCTCTGAAGATGTACAACCCCACCACGACCCTCAACCgggagcaggagaaagaacCTTACAAAAACTCCAGCTTGCCCTTGGCTGCCATCATCGGTGGGGCGGTGGCGCTGGTGGCCATCGCACTGCTGGCCCTGGTCTGCTGGTACGTCCACAGAAATGGGTCCCTGTTCTCCCGGAACTGCGCCTACAGCAAGGGACGCCGGAGAAAGGATGACTACGCTGAAGCGGGAACCAAGAAAGACAACTCCATCCTAGAAATCAGGGAGACTTCTTTCCAGATGATACCAATAACCAATGACCAAGTGTCCAAGGAGGAGTTTGTAATACACACCATTTTCCCACCTAACGGCATGAATCTGTACAAGAACAGCCACAGTGAAAGCAGTAGTAACAGGAGCTACAGAGACAGTGGTATTCCAGATTCAGATCATTCACACTCATGATACTGAAGGACATGaaagactggtttgggtttggttggtttttttttggttttgttttttaaagaaaacgAGAAAAGACTGACTTAACAGTTGCTGTTCTACTGCAAAACACTGGATTAAAAGACTGACAAAGCAATGTACTGTACATTTGccatataatttatatttaagaactttttattaaaagtttcAAATTTCAGGCTACTGCTGCGATTAATGTAGTGGGGATACCTGACCACAATTctatattttagtattttttagtAATTTGTACTGTATTTTCCTTGCTAATATTGAAGTTACAGACCATTTAACTTTTGTGTTCTACTGAGTAAGATGACTTGTTGACTGTGAAAGTGAATTTTCTTGCCGTGTTGAGCAGTCAGAACATTCATCTGAGATCCTTGTAAGTGTAAGCACAGGCCATTTTTCACTTTGGTATCAATAAAACAATGTTGAACCTGGCAAATCAGAAACATCAAGAAGTGGTTGCAAAAACTCACAGAACTTTCAGTGTTGGGTCTATTAAATCTGTAAACCACTACAATATTCAATAAACAAAAATGCGTGTAGTAATGGGCAATATCAGCTGTCTGGATATATCCATTCAACAATGGTGACAtccaatttaaaagaaaataagcaaatcGATGACATCCATGAGACTGAAGGTTTTGACAtgtgtcaaaaaaaaagaattgatcCCTGGAAGAAAGCCTAATCAGATTCCTAACAAGGAATTCAAAAATATGTGCTAGGCTCTACAAGCCAAGGGGGTAGACAGGGCTTAGGGATAGGTTTCTGGTTATCAAAGCCAGTGGGCTGCTTATTACAGAGGTAACAGTGATGGATGGTCACAGGCATTTGGGAGGCAAGGGCAGGAGGACAGAGACAACACTTGGAAACTGCTTTGAACAGAGAAAGGGCTGAAAGTGCAGTTTGTAAGGAAAGAGGGGGACAAAAAGGACAGGCAATATAACAAGGTCTCAAAAACTTTAGTCACGAAGGTAAGCAGACAATTGGGGAATACAGCGATTTTTAACAAACAGTATACAGGTATGTGTTCAGTACACTGCCATTACAGTCAGGAATACTGCCCATTACTGTCACAGTTTTCCAGAAATTCCTGGATAAATCTGTAAGGGTAGCATgtttctttctgccttcctaCTGAACTATGAGCTATTTCATGTTTAAACCCCGAGCCACTCTCTGTTGCCGTAATCATTTGTTTCTTCGACTAAAAACCAAAGTGCTTTGTACGCCCTTTGGCCAGTCTTGTGTGTGCCTTGATCCAACGCTACATGTatcaagcttttaaaaactttaaaaaaggacaaaaaaataaaatacccacTTTTTCATATGTAACTTCACTATGAAAAATACTGGTCTTATTGATGAATAAAGTTGGAAAATCAGGTTGAAATAATGCTGCACCTCTGCAGTGCACCGGTAGGAAACCTGCTCAGAAGCTACTACTCTTCAGGTCATGGGCTTCACCTTCTGCTTTGTTCAGCTTTACGGTATTCCACTTGCAGGGTTTCTTTACTATTGATCACTTGGGAAGCCAGTTTTCACAACTTTCAAGTGTGTGAACAATGACAGGGAGGGAAGGCATGGAGTTACAATCCTCTGAGGTATGAGTTTTTCACAATGGAAacagcaaatagaaaaatatttggacaATATCTCGAATGAGAAGGAATGTTTACCAAATGCTATTCAATTTTGAGAATATTAGCAGTGCTTGGCCTGTTTGTTCCCTTAAAAGTGGTAAAGGATGGAAGATgacaagaaaaagcagtgacagaGTGATGGTTTCAGCAGCCTGCAAATGATTCTCCTGCTGGGGACCCATCCTACTGCACAGACCCAACACTTCCAGTAACACACAGCTCTTTTCATCCTCATTTTCCAGATGTGCCCAGGGAAGTTCCTGTCCAAACTCCCTGTGCCGTGGTACTGGTTCCTCAACCTCACCTTCAAGAACACCTCCTGTGGTTCCTGAGCAATGAAGGAGCAGCACCGTGCTTCCCTACTGACCTTACACAAATCATGTCTTCTCCTTCACATGGAGCACTGAGTGGATCCACGATGCCAAAAGTAACAGGCATGTTATGCTGAACAGCAATGAGCTCAGCCCAGTGTAATGCACTAAATGGACTAATTTGCTGTTTTCCCATCAGGTGTAAAtcccagggaaggggcagaaaTCCAAGATTAAGCACATGGAGCCTCGTTATGTTCCTGTGCAAAAGGCTTCCCAAGTAGTAAGTGGGAAAAGGAAACCAACatgggctggagaagagagacCTGTTTTTCATCTAAGCTAACATACAGGGACCCCTCATAGCAGAGATAAATTTAACAGCTGGGTCACTGGCAATAGAGTACTAGTTCTTTGCCATCAGCTCTCAAAATTAAATgggttttgctgcattttcaaGCAATTTACATGAAAACCTCTCTCCTAGTTGACTCCAAATTTGTGTTGTGAAAAGGGTAAGGTAATGCTCAGTAAGTACTCTCTGCCATGCCTCTGCTGAGGCACCTCTGCCAGAGGTGGCCTGGTAATGGTACTTAGCATCTACCACACATCTTGGTGATGCCATGCAAAGGCCATATGGGCTACAAGAAAATTGCCATTTGAGGAGGAGATAATTACACGTGAATCTTAAGCACGAGGACTTTTCATGTGAAATTTATGTACTGTGAGGCAGTAGTATACAAATCCAGAAGAGCTTCAACAAGTTGGCCCAGCTGTTCCTGCTTTACCTCCACCAGAGAGTGAAAACCTGGACAAGTGATTCTGTCCTCTGCAAAGAACCAGGCCAGgtctgcagggagagctggtGTCCTCCTACCACAAGTGCTGTCAGTGGGAAAGATGGCCCATCCATGCATACAAGATCTTCCTCACCTTCTACAGCAACCTTTATGCAACATGCACAATATTAAGATTAATTTGGCAAGTGGGAGATTGATTTCAAACTAAACTGTAATATTTTTCCCTGGATATTTATACAAATTCCTATTCTGCCCCCTGTCATGCCCATCTCTTCAAGACTTTTCTACTTATCATAGTGCTGCAGTTCCAGCGCGCAACGCTCTAGCACCATGCGTAAATCCTTTCTATTAGACAGTCATAGATGTAGGCAAATCAGATTACTACTTTGAGCAGTTTACTCCACACATTTATCAAAATAACATTAATCCACATTAAATTTATctcaaataattttctaattcCCTGTTACTTCAAGGCACTGTTCAGTATTTAATTGTGGAGCAAGGAGCGACTTTCTTTTCAGCGTTGCATAAATTTATGTGCAGAGTTAATTTAATCAGCACCCtctatattaaaatactttgcCAAGTATCTTTTACACAATTTATCATCAtccctctttatttttaaatttatattgcTCTCCTGAATTGCTCACAGTTCTATTCGAACCTGAAAGCTgcttccaaaaaaaccctggtACTTTGGAAACCATATTAAGTTTGTCTCATCTCGGTACCTTCCAGAACTAAATTTGCTTCATTTATAAGCTGTTATTTTACCAGCTTTGTACAACAGCCTGAAATACAAAAACTGctggggatttttattttttcctcctggctttAACAGTACCAAATTCAAAGTATTATGGTCTTGGAACACAGTTACCATTTCTTCTGCTAATGCAGTAGCTAGCATGCAAGCTATATTGTGCCAATGCTGTACATATTGAATGTAGAGCAGCAAATGCAATAAAGCAAGAGCAAAAGTAATAAAGCCTtatttgctattaaaataatttactgatGACATAACGCACTAAAGCACGCATAGAGACTTCTCTGCTCTGTAAGAGGATGCAATTTTGCGTATTCACCTCCAGCTAAAGTTGGATAAGATCTTCAAACGTGAGCTGGCAGATGCCATCTGCCTGGATTTATCCAAACCACATTTCTTTGGGATGCTTTTGGATGGAACCATAATTTGCACAGATaccctttgctttcaaaacaccTTAACCTTGCTTCTAAATCTATACCTTGTTTCAGCATCACCTTGGTACTAATCTTTAACTGTGCCTTCACCTAtaccagaacaaaaccaaaagcttcaAGCCACAAGCCAGCCTTTGCCACGAGTGaagcttttcttaaaagcatAAAGTTACTCCTTACTGGGGAGTTTCTTCTTCCAAACCAGCCCAGAGTGGTTTagccagaaaggaaaagccCACCGAGTGAATTCAGACatgaaaattttacattttcttccttttctttgcaaatgaatttaattttgtggGTGGCAGAGTGGGAGTTCCACCCTTGTGATGAAATTAGAGCCCTTTCAAACACTGAAGGCACAACCATGACACAGGTATCGGATTCGGGACATAGCTgctttaaaaggtttttcttttgataaCCATGTGtgtttgatttaattttaatacttaTTTCATCAAATCATTTCCTGCTCCtctaaaaaaatctaaataaaaaacacacaaagaacGTGGCTCTCACTAAAATGATACAGAGCATCTAGCTCAAAACAAGATACTCATTTTATGGTTGTCTTTGAATGATGGCTGAGGAATATTCCTGCCCTAGGGGGAAACCAAAAGACTTCCACAAAATGGGTGTTAGAAGAAATAACCATCCTCTGGATTACTGGTGGTCTAAGGCAAAGGTTAACAACACACGTTTTGGAAGCTGAGCAAATGTCTATCATGCATGGTCCCTGTCAATGTCCTACACTGAAAACGTGCAGGCCAGGAGCTCAGAAGTGTATGACCCAACTTCAGCTGCTGTTCAAAGCCCCTTTGGGTTTTCTTAGGATGAAAACATAGTGGAGTCACCGTATAAAACCCCTCAAGATTACCAACATGACctgaaaacactttctgaaatcTGAAGCTGGACCTTCTAAGCTTATAAAGAAAACTCATGAATAACttataaaaatagaagcatCTTAATAGGGCTAATTAAATAATCTGACTTGTTCAAGCTGGGTGACAGTATCCATAGAGGCTGATGCCCTGCCCTGAACAGCCCTCTTAAGTAATCAAAACCAGGGAGCAGATTGTGGCCAAGTGCTGGCGCGAGCTCCTGTCCCCTTGCTGAGCTTCAGGAATATCTTATTTATAGACACAGCCCAGGAAGGTTTAATTGGTCAAAATCAAGGGACTGCACAATGTTCTTTCATCATTAACTGCGGGAACATCATTTACAAAAGGATGCTATTATGCACAGATTTTGCATAATTGAACTGTTCTCATTTgtgccaaatatttttaaaatatttagatcAGAAATGCACATGTGAGCTATGTACAGATGTCCTCCTGTGGTCTCAAGTCCCTGTTAGATGCCTACTGGGCAACTGGCTTTCCataggaaaacatgttttctgggCGTGTGGGGATTGGTTTTGTTAAGTTTAGGggcttttcctgtgtttttttaagAGGGATAAATAATTCCACTCCaaatctttcagttttcattggATACAAAAGTGACTTTGTTAATGATTTTAAGTGAATGCCTATCTCACATCGACATGTCTAAGGCAGGTGCTGGTGGGGTAGACGGTCTCCCCACAAACTTTCCCATCTCCCCTCACAATAACTCTTTCCAGGATCTTAACTTGAAGCCTTGACTTTTATTGCAAGAACTGTGTGAGGGCAATGAGATCAGTTGTCACCACTGTAAGATCCTAGTCACAATTTGggactttttaattttaagatgCACATG
Protein-coding regions in this window:
- the FLRT3 gene encoding leucine-rich repeat transmembrane protein FLRT3 — protein: MISVTWSIFLVWTKIGLLLDMAPCSVSAKPCPSVCRCDMGFIYCNDRDLTSIPTGIPEDATTLFLQNNQINNAGIPSELKNLLRVERIYLYHNSLDEFPTNLPKYVKELHLQENNIRTITYDSLSQIPYLEELHLDDNSVSAVSIEDGAFRDNIYLRLLFLSRNHLSTIPWGLPKTIEELRLDDNRISTISEPSLQDLTNLKRLVLDGNLLNNHGLGDKVFMNLVNLTELSLVRNSLTAAPVNLPGTNLRKLYLQENHINRVPPNAFSYLRQLYRLDMSNNNLSNLPQGVFDDLDNITQLFLRNNPWNCGCKMKWVRDWLQSLPLKVNVRGLMCQAPEKVRGMAIKDLSVELFDCKDDGMMSTIQITTAVPNTLYPAQGHWPVSVTKQPDIKTPNLNKNYRTTASPVRKIITIFVKSVSTETIHISWKVALPMTALRLSWLKMGHSPAFGSITETIVTGDRNDYLLTALEPESPYRVCMVPMETSNIYLSDETPECIETETAPLKMYNPTTTLNREQEKEPYKNSSLPLAAIIGGAVALVAIALLALVCWYVHRNGSLFSRNCAYSKGRRRKDDYAEAGTKKDNSILEIRETSFQMIPITNDQVSKEEFVIHTIFPPNGMNLYKNSHSESSSNRSYRDSGIPDSDHSHS